The following coding sequences lie in one Maribacter forsetii DSM 18668 genomic window:
- a CDS encoding TlpA family protein disulfide reductase, whose amino-acid sequence MRFSIAVLSVLMLLVGCKENGQNENLSEGNWLVELDVMDNQILPFNLKVNKNAHGKYTMQIFNAEEVIDVDEIEISGDSIIMQTPVFEGYLSGTFTKNSIEGKFIKESLDRIVPFKAIYGEEERFKIKNGSIDKNVSGIWETYFSPDLEEEYVGKGIFLQDDNKVTGTFRTTTGDYRFLDGVLDGDSLKLSAFDGAHAFLFNAKITDSTMNGVFYSGNHFKEPFVATRNDGFELPDPDSLTFLKEGYDKLAFTFPDVEGNMISLSDKKYQDKVVIVQLMGTWCPNCLDETKYLVDYLKGNNEIEVIGLAFESAKTEEIAKKGIKRLKDRVEVTYPILLAQYGTYDKQKAQEKLPMLNHVLSYPTTIFIDKKGDVRKIHTGFNGPATGEKFEEFKTEFNALITELNNE is encoded by the coding sequence ATGAGATTTAGTATTGCAGTACTATCCGTTTTAATGTTATTAGTTGGGTGTAAAGAGAATGGGCAAAATGAAAACTTATCTGAGGGTAATTGGCTTGTAGAGTTAGATGTGATGGATAACCAAATATTACCTTTTAATCTAAAGGTCAATAAAAATGCCCATGGTAAGTATACAATGCAAATTTTTAATGCAGAAGAAGTTATTGATGTAGATGAAATAGAAATAAGTGGTGACTCTATAATTATGCAGACACCGGTTTTTGAAGGTTACCTATCAGGTACTTTTACTAAAAATTCTATTGAAGGTAAGTTTATTAAAGAAAGCCTAGATAGAATTGTGCCCTTTAAGGCTATTTACGGTGAAGAAGAACGGTTCAAGATTAAGAATGGAAGTATAGATAAGAATGTTTCAGGCATTTGGGAAACCTATTTTAGCCCTGATTTAGAAGAGGAATACGTGGGTAAAGGTATTTTTTTACAAGATGATAATAAGGTTACGGGTACTTTTAGAACTACAACAGGAGATTATAGGTTTTTAGATGGTGTTCTTGATGGAGATTCTTTAAAATTATCCGCATTTGATGGTGCCCATGCTTTTCTATTCAATGCAAAGATTACAGATTCTACAATGAACGGTGTTTTTTACTCTGGTAATCATTTTAAGGAGCCCTTTGTAGCTACTAGAAATGATGGGTTTGAATTGCCAGACCCGGATTCATTAACTTTTTTAAAGGAAGGATATGATAAATTGGCATTTACTTTCCCTGATGTAGAAGGGAATATGATCTCTTTAAGTGATAAAAAATATCAAGATAAGGTAGTGATTGTTCAGTTGATGGGTACCTGGTGCCCTAACTGTTTAGATGAAACTAAATATTTAGTAGATTATTTAAAGGGGAATAACGAAATTGAAGTAATAGGTTTAGCCTTTGAATCTGCCAAAACAGAAGAAATTGCCAAAAAGGGAATTAAAAGATTGAAAGATAGGGTAGAAGTAACATATCCTATTCTATTGGCACAATACGGTACTTATGACAAGCAAAAAGCTCAAGAGAAATTACCGATGCTAAACCACGTACTTTCGTATCCCACTACTATTTTTATTGATAAAAAAGGTGATGTTCGAAAAATTCATACCGGTTTTAACGGTCCTGCAACCGGGGAGAAGTTTGAGGAGTTTAAAACAGAATTTAATGCGTTAATTACCGAATTGAATAATGAATAA
- the pheT gene encoding phenylalanine--tRNA ligase subunit beta, translating to MKISYNWLKQFIQIDWESQKTGELLTDLGLEVEGVEKFESVKGGLKGIVVGHVLSCEKHTNADKLNVTMVDIGLEAPVQIVCGAKNVAVGQKVPVATIGTTLYTAEGEAWTIKKGKIRGEESFGMICAEDELGLGNSHDGIMVLDKSLKVGTPCSEVFDIEEDEVFEIGLTPNRADAMSHFGVARDLKAGLKQKEITKELITPSTSHFNINDRSLKIDVDVLKPELAPRYCGISLSNLIIQPSPTWLQNRLKAIGLTPKNNVVDATNYVLHELGQPLHAFDAAKIKGNKIVVKTLEKGTKFTTLDGVERTLHEDDLMICDTEKPLCLAGVFGGLGSGVTEETTSIFLESAYFNPVSIRKSAKRHGLNTDASFRFERGIDIENVEYSLKRAALLIKEIAGGEITSDVYDLYPKKHPNFEVFLAFKKINKLIGQEIPQDTIKSILASLDIKVKNVTEAGMGLEVPSYRVDVQRQVDVIEEILRVYGYNNVAFGQKFNASIATTEAAADHTIQNIVGNALAAKGYYEILTNSLTNPDYTSLVPNEDQERKSIEIINPLSGDLSILRRTSLFSALEVASHNINRRRPNLKLFEFGKTYYAKGDKRIEPKYLSILISGDSIPDSWTNNAIASNFFELKSIVRSVLLRLGLSDLKSTPTNSPLFSEGLSFTHKKKELVSFGLIKTSILKHFDIKQNVLFADFDWDAVLKQIKTSPVSYKEIPKHPEVKRDFALLLDNKATYKELYDLAFGAERKYLKDMTLFDVYEGKNLPEGKKSYAVSFTLQDDKSTLTEKQIEKIMSKLQNTYERNLGATLR from the coding sequence ATGAAAATATCATATAACTGGCTTAAACAGTTCATACAAATAGATTGGGAATCACAAAAAACCGGAGAACTTTTAACTGATTTAGGTTTAGAAGTTGAAGGAGTTGAAAAATTTGAATCTGTAAAAGGCGGATTAAAAGGGATTGTTGTTGGTCATGTATTAAGTTGTGAGAAACACACCAATGCGGATAAGTTGAATGTTACAATGGTAGATATAGGTCTTGAAGCTCCTGTACAAATAGTTTGTGGCGCCAAGAATGTTGCTGTAGGTCAGAAAGTACCGGTTGCTACTATTGGCACTACACTATATACCGCTGAAGGTGAAGCTTGGACCATTAAAAAAGGAAAGATAAGAGGGGAAGAAAGCTTTGGCATGATTTGCGCCGAAGACGAATTAGGTCTTGGTAATAGTCATGATGGTATCATGGTGCTTGACAAAAGTCTTAAAGTGGGCACACCTTGTTCAGAGGTTTTTGACATTGAAGAGGATGAAGTTTTTGAAATTGGCCTAACACCAAACCGTGCCGATGCCATGAGTCATTTTGGCGTAGCAAGAGATTTAAAAGCGGGGCTTAAACAAAAGGAAATCACAAAAGAATTGATTACCCCTTCTACAAGTCATTTCAATATAAACGATAGATCACTTAAAATTGATGTTGATGTATTAAAACCTGAGTTGGCGCCACGTTACTGCGGTATAAGCTTGAGTAACTTAATCATTCAGCCCTCTCCTACATGGCTTCAAAATAGATTAAAAGCTATTGGTCTTACACCAAAAAACAATGTGGTAGATGCCACAAACTATGTTCTACATGAACTAGGGCAACCATTACACGCTTTTGATGCTGCAAAAATTAAAGGAAACAAAATAGTTGTCAAAACATTAGAGAAGGGTACCAAATTCACAACACTTGACGGAGTTGAAAGAACTTTGCACGAAGATGATTTAATGATTTGCGACACCGAAAAACCATTATGTTTAGCAGGTGTATTTGGCGGATTAGGTTCTGGTGTAACCGAAGAAACAACATCTATATTTTTGGAGAGTGCTTATTTCAATCCTGTTTCTATCAGAAAATCAGCCAAAAGACATGGTTTAAATACTGATGCGTCTTTTAGATTTGAACGTGGTATCGATATTGAAAATGTGGAGTACAGTTTAAAACGTGCAGCCCTTTTAATCAAAGAAATTGCAGGTGGGGAAATCACCTCTGACGTTTACGACCTATACCCTAAAAAACATCCGAATTTTGAAGTGTTCTTGGCTTTTAAAAAAATCAATAAGCTTATTGGGCAAGAAATTCCACAAGACACTATAAAATCAATATTAGCATCTTTAGACATTAAAGTCAAAAATGTTACTGAAGCAGGAATGGGACTTGAAGTTCCTTCTTATCGTGTTGATGTGCAGCGACAAGTAGACGTTATTGAAGAAATTTTAAGAGTATACGGGTACAACAATGTAGCTTTTGGCCAAAAATTTAATGCATCTATAGCTACGACAGAAGCAGCTGCCGACCATACAATACAAAACATTGTTGGCAATGCTTTAGCTGCAAAAGGTTATTATGAAATCTTAACCAATAGTTTAACAAACCCTGACTATACCTCTTTAGTGCCAAATGAGGACCAAGAGCGTAAATCTATTGAAATAATCAACCCTTTAAGTGGTGATTTATCTATACTAAGAAGAACTTCTTTATTCTCTGCATTAGAGGTCGCTAGTCATAATATTAACCGTAGACGTCCTAATCTTAAATTATTCGAGTTTGGAAAAACCTACTATGCTAAAGGCGACAAACGCATTGAACCAAAATATTTAAGTATATTAATTAGTGGAGATTCAATACCAGATAGCTGGACTAACAATGCCATTGCTTCTAACTTTTTTGAACTTAAATCAATAGTAAGGTCTGTTCTATTGAGATTAGGGTTATCAGATTTAAAAAGTACACCAACAAATTCACCATTATTTTCTGAAGGATTATCATTTACACATAAGAAAAAAGAATTGGTTTCTTTTGGTTTGATAAAGACATCTATTCTAAAACATTTTGACATAAAGCAAAATGTGCTGTTCGCAGATTTTGATTGGGACGCTGTTTTAAAACAAATTAAAACGTCACCGGTTAGTTATAAAGAAATTCCAAAACACCCAGAAGTAAAAAGGGATTTTGCATTATTACTAGATAATAAAGCTACTTACAAAGAACTTTATGACCTTGCATTTGGGGCGGAGCGCAAATATTTAAAAGACATGACGCTTTTTGATGTATACGAAGGCAAAAATTTACCAGAAGGTAAGAAATCTTATGCAGTAAGTTTTACTCTGCAAGATGACAAAAGCACTTTAACTGAAAAGCAAATAGAAAAAATTATGTCTAAGTTACAGAATACTTACGAACGTAATTTAGGAGCTACACTGCGCTAA
- a CDS encoding fasciclin domain-containing protein, whose protein sequence is MKKWTSLVSLCALFLGIQAYAQDNAIEFKFENLISNIKTEKSILERTESFANHSSLLDALRATNLDKVLDYTGEFTVFAPSNLAFEKLSKNTIDKLYDPENRKTLRDMLSYHIVADKLSASTILKAMCRGNGIAKFTTIQGEKITATMKGIDIVLTDTFGNSAVITTADSNQSNGIIHEVDTVFVPEKML, encoded by the coding sequence ATGAAAAAATGGACATCCCTCGTGTCCCTGTGCGCCCTATTTTTAGGGATTCAGGCCTATGCACAGGACAATGCAATTGAATTTAAATTCGAGAATCTTATCTCTAATATTAAGACGGAAAAATCCATTTTAGAACGAACAGAATCTTTTGCTAATCATTCTTCTTTGCTAGATGCTCTAAGGGCTACAAATTTGGACAAGGTCTTGGATTATACAGGAGAATTTACTGTTTTTGCACCTTCTAACCTTGCATTTGAAAAGCTATCAAAAAATACTATCGATAAATTATACGATCCTGAAAATAGAAAAACATTGAGAGATATGCTTTCTTATCACATTGTAGCAGATAAATTATCGGCTTCTACAATTTTAAAGGCAATGTGCAGAGGCAACGGTATTGCAAAGTTTACTACTATTCAAGGAGAAAAAATAACGGCAACCATGAAAGGTATAGACATTGTCCTTACAGATACATTTGGGAACAGCGCAGTTATTACCACTGCAGATTCTAATCAATCTAACGGCATCATCCATGAGGTTGATACCGTTTTTGTGCCAGAAAAAATGCTTTGA
- a CDS encoding ABC-F family ATP-binding cassette domain-containing protein yields MLSVSNLSVQFGKRVLFDEVNVAFTQGNCYGIIGANGAGKSTFLKILAGQMDPTSGHVHLEPGKRMSILEQNHNSADDFTVLEAVVMGNKPLYEIKKEIDALYADYDDKNADRIGELQVKFEEMNGWNADSNAAALLSNLGINADLHFTLMSELDSKLKVRVLLAQALFGNPDVLIMDEPTNDLDYETISWLENFLADYENTVIVVSHDRHFLDTVCTDIGDIDFGKLNLYSGNYTFWYESSQLAARQRAQQNKKAEEKAKELQEFIARFSANVAKSKQATSRKKMLSKLKVDDIKPSSRRYPAIIFDREREAGDQILNVEGLSASTDEGDILFDNVNINLAKGDKIAIISRDSRATSAFYDIINGNKKADKGTFQWGITTTQSYLPADNSDFFTSNINLVDWLRQYAKTEEEREEVYIRGFLGKMLFSGEEALKKCTVLSGGEKVRCMLSRMMLLRANVLMLDEPTNHLDLESITAFNNSLKNFKGTVMLTTHDHEFAQTVANRIIELTPKGNIDRYSTFDEYMSDKALKDQRNKMYAE; encoded by the coding sequence ATGTTATCTGTTTCTAATCTTTCTGTCCAATTTGGTAAACGAGTATTGTTCGATGAAGTAAACGTTGCCTTTACCCAAGGTAACTGTTATGGTATTATTGGTGCTAACGGTGCCGGTAAATCTACTTTTTTGAAAATACTAGCTGGGCAAATGGACCCAACTTCTGGTCATGTGCATTTAGAGCCAGGTAAGAGAATGTCCATATTAGAACAGAATCATAACTCTGCTGATGATTTTACGGTATTAGAAGCTGTTGTTATGGGTAACAAACCGCTTTATGAGATCAAAAAAGAGATAGATGCCCTTTATGCTGATTACGATGATAAAAATGCAGATAGAATAGGGGAGTTGCAGGTGAAATTTGAAGAAATGAACGGGTGGAACGCAGATAGTAACGCAGCTGCATTATTGTCAAACTTAGGTATAAACGCGGATTTGCATTTCACTTTAATGTCCGAGTTAGATTCTAAATTAAAAGTACGTGTGCTTTTGGCACAGGCATTATTTGGAAATCCTGATGTGTTGATTATGGATGAGCCTACCAACGACTTGGATTATGAAACAATTAGTTGGTTAGAGAATTTCTTGGCAGATTATGAAAATACGGTAATAGTAGTGAGTCATGACCGTCACTTCTTAGATACGGTTTGTACTGATATTGGCGATATAGATTTCGGAAAATTGAATTTATATTCAGGTAACTATACGTTTTGGTATGAGAGTAGCCAATTAGCAGCTCGTCAACGTGCACAACAAAACAAGAAGGCGGAAGAAAAAGCAAAGGAACTGCAAGAATTTATTGCTCGTTTTAGTGCAAACGTTGCAAAAAGTAAGCAAGCAACTTCTCGTAAAAAGATGTTGTCTAAGTTAAAGGTAGATGATATTAAACCCTCTAGCCGTAGATATCCTGCAATTATATTTGATAGAGAGCGAGAAGCTGGTGATCAAATATTGAATGTAGAAGGACTTTCCGCTTCAACTGATGAAGGAGACATATTATTCGACAATGTAAACATCAACTTGGCAAAAGGAGATAAAATTGCCATTATTTCAAGAGATTCTAGAGCCACATCAGCGTTCTATGATATTATAAACGGTAATAAAAAAGCAGATAAAGGTACTTTTCAGTGGGGTATTACTACCACACAATCTTATCTGCCAGCAGATAATTCAGACTTTTTTACAAGTAACATCAATTTAGTAGATTGGTTGCGCCAATACGCCAAAACCGAGGAAGAACGTGAAGAAGTTTACATACGTGGTTTCTTGGGTAAAATGCTATTTAGTGGAGAAGAAGCCTTAAAAAAATGTACGGTTCTTTCTGGAGGAGAGAAAGTACGTTGTATGTTGAGTAGAATGATGTTACTGCGTGCAAATGTATTGATGTTAGATGAGCCTACAAATCACTTAGATTTAGAAAGTATTACGGCATTCAATAACTCTCTTAAGAACTTTAAGGGAACTGTTATGTTAACAACACATGATCATGAGTTTGCACAAACAGTTGCAAATAGAATCATAGAATTAACTCCTAAAGGCAACATTGATAGGTATTCAACGTTTGATGAATATATGTCTGACAAGGCATTAAAAGATCAGCGTAACAAAATGTACGCTGAATAA
- a CDS encoding transaldolase, producing the protein MTRILLSTFVALLLGCSSTKKDSETVLFAGEIVNPTSDQVILLKGGIKVDSAKLDDKNRFKFKLTSIENGLYHFNLAPEHQYVYLEKGDSLMVRLNTIYFDESLVFSGSNEETNNFLLELFLATEEEDSDMYSEYYKMEPQEFLDKITSLKQDKVNKLAELNSESLLSNEAMELLNGSIDYTYNRYKEIYPFRHKSKTAEENLHELPKDFYAYRNQINYGDHTLTYLRPYYDFMKAHLGNLAYMSCLNDCENDFKNESKQLHYKKHKLHLIDSLVVERELRDNLFRNVAFDYLLKKKDAPENTEIFLKEFKRVSKNNMHLEEIENLYEGIANLQPTKTIPDLDVVSYENESKTLTEIAANKKVLFYFWSGTNSRQYKNIFKRIAILKEKKPDHQLIGINIKTDYAQWKKIIASIGVDPSLQYHSNDFKELTEKLVLYPMNKAIITDNSVIVDGFSNIYKN; encoded by the coding sequence ATGACTAGAATTTTACTCTCTACATTTGTAGCCTTATTATTGGGTTGTTCCTCCACAAAAAAGGATTCTGAAACCGTGCTTTTTGCCGGTGAAATCGTGAATCCTACGAGTGATCAAGTGATTTTATTAAAGGGAGGAATTAAAGTTGACTCCGCAAAACTTGATGATAAAAACCGATTTAAGTTTAAGTTAACTTCAATTGAAAATGGGCTGTATCATTTTAACCTAGCCCCAGAACATCAATATGTTTATTTAGAAAAAGGTGATAGTTTAATGGTACGATTAAATACCATTTATTTTGATGAGTCTTTGGTTTTCTCCGGCAGTAATGAAGAAACCAATAATTTTTTACTAGAACTCTTTTTAGCTACTGAAGAAGAAGATTCTGATATGTACTCAGAATATTATAAAATGGAACCTCAAGAGTTTTTAGATAAAATAACATCCTTAAAACAAGATAAGGTCAATAAATTAGCCGAGTTAAATTCTGAAAGTCTTCTATCTAACGAAGCAATGGAACTACTTAACGGTAGTATAGATTACACCTACAATAGATATAAAGAGATTTATCCCTTTAGACATAAAAGCAAAACTGCTGAAGAAAATCTTCACGAATTACCTAAGGATTTTTATGCATATAGAAATCAAATAAACTACGGTGACCATACACTTACCTACCTTAGACCTTATTATGATTTTATGAAAGCCCATTTAGGAAATTTGGCTTACATGAGCTGTTTAAACGATTGCGAAAATGATTTTAAGAACGAAAGCAAGCAATTGCATTATAAAAAGCACAAACTACATCTAATAGACAGCCTTGTAGTAGAAAGAGAATTACGAGATAATCTTTTTAGAAATGTAGCTTTTGATTATTTATTAAAGAAAAAAGATGCTCCTGAAAACACTGAAATTTTCTTGAAGGAATTTAAGAGAGTTTCTAAAAACAACATGCATCTAGAAGAAATTGAAAACCTGTACGAGGGTATTGCAAATCTTCAACCCACAAAGACAATTCCTGATTTAGATGTTGTCAGCTATGAAAATGAAAGCAAAACACTAACAGAGATTGCAGCCAATAAAAAAGTTTTATTTTATTTCTGGTCAGGAACCAATAGTAGACAATACAAAAACATCTTTAAGAGAATAGCTATACTTAAGGAGAAAAAGCCCGACCATCAACTTATTGGCATTAATATTAAAACGGATTATGCACAGTGGAAAAAGATTATAGCTTCAATTGGTGTAGATCCTTCATTACAATACCATAGTAATGACTTTAAAGAACTAACAGAAAAATTAGTTTTATATCCTATGAACAAGGCTATCATTACAGATAACTCTGTAATAGTAGACGGTTTCTCCAACATTTATAAAAATTAA
- a CDS encoding SDR family oxidoreductase: MKTKVVLITGGSSGIGKAIGIHLKEKGYKVYGTTRSKSKYPSFSDFPLLEMDVRNTDTIKSCIASLLELEDRIDVLINNAGVGITGPMEETPHEEVLKAFATNFNGPLNVMNTVLPVMREQKEGLIINITSIAGYMGLPFRGIYSASKGALEIVTESYRMETKSFGVHLTTLAPGDFATNIASGRYHTPVYDDSAYKKAYKNTLEAIDADVDSGGDPSDVAKKIAKIIQTKNPKPHYKVGSFIQKFSLTLKNLLPGRWFEKLLEGHSSH, translated from the coding sequence ATGAAAACAAAAGTAGTACTAATTACAGGTGGGTCTTCAGGTATTGGCAAAGCAATAGGTATACATTTAAAGGAAAAAGGATATAAAGTCTACGGTACAACACGTAGCAAAAGTAAATATCCTTCATTTTCAGATTTTCCACTATTAGAGATGGATGTTAGAAATACAGATACCATTAAGAGTTGTATTGCATCATTACTTGAACTTGAAGATAGAATTGATGTATTGATCAATAATGCAGGGGTAGGTATAACTGGTCCTATGGAAGAAACACCACATGAGGAGGTACTAAAAGCATTTGCAACCAATTTCAACGGACCTTTAAATGTGATGAATACTGTTTTGCCTGTAATGCGTGAGCAGAAAGAAGGTCTTATTATTAACATTACATCTATTGCAGGTTATATGGGGTTACCGTTTAGAGGTATTTATTCAGCATCTAAGGGGGCTCTAGAGATTGTAACGGAAAGTTATAGAATGGAAACGAAATCCTTTGGAGTTCACCTTACTACGCTTGCACCCGGTGATTTTGCAACTAATATTGCTTCTGGTAGATATCATACTCCGGTTTACGATGATTCTGCATATAAAAAGGCATATAAGAATACCTTAGAGGCTATTGATGCAGATGTTGATAGTGGAGGTGACCCTTCAGATGTTGCAAAAAAAATCGCAAAAATAATACAGACTAAAAACCCGAAGCCTCATTATAAGGTGGGTTCCTTTATTCAAAAATTCTCCTTGACGCTTAAAAATCTACTACCTGGTCGTTGGTTCGAGAAATTACTTGAAGGTCATAGCTCTCATTAA
- a CDS encoding glutaminyl-peptide cyclotransferase, which produces MKIINYFCIVLITSLFTACGSGNQKASSLFEISLEKNVNQVQLNQEIGISIKNKKEKEIENVVYSIDGTPIPLNNDKIKFDLPTLGNKVLTAKITFDGETVDINKNLKVLSDKAPEIYTYTIINEYPHDTKSYTQGLEFHNDTLYESTGKKGQSILRKLDFKSGKVFEQIDLDETYFGEGITILNDKIFQLTWQSGLGFIYDLNTFEKLDNFQYGKSREGWGLTNDGSKIFKSDGTEKIWFINPDTMTEEGYIETVTNSSIFNSANELEYVDGKIYANVYQKPSVMIIDSKTGAIEGVINFSGLSDMITKTENWDKTNYVLNGIAYHPKRKTFFVTGKFWDKMFEVQIEKK; this is translated from the coding sequence ATGAAAATTATTAATTATTTCTGTATCGTTCTTATTACCAGCTTATTTACTGCATGTGGCAGTGGCAATCAAAAAGCATCTTCCCTATTCGAGATTAGTTTAGAGAAAAATGTAAACCAGGTTCAACTAAATCAAGAAATTGGTATAAGTATTAAAAATAAAAAGGAAAAAGAGATAGAAAACGTAGTATATAGTATTGACGGCACGCCTATTCCTCTTAATAATGATAAAATAAAATTTGATTTACCAACTTTAGGAAATAAAGTGTTGACCGCTAAAATCACTTTTGATGGCGAAACCGTAGATATCAACAAAAACCTAAAAGTACTTTCAGATAAAGCTCCTGAAATTTACACGTATACTATTATCAACGAATACCCGCACGATACAAAATCTTATACACAAGGCTTAGAATTTCATAATGACACCTTATATGAATCAACCGGTAAAAAGGGCCAATCAATTTTAAGAAAACTAGATTTTAAATCAGGTAAGGTATTTGAGCAAATAGATTTAGACGAAACTTATTTTGGAGAAGGAATCACTATATTAAATGATAAAATCTTTCAACTTACTTGGCAAAGTGGATTGGGGTTTATTTATGACCTAAACACATTTGAAAAATTGGATAATTTTCAATACGGAAAAAGTCGTGAAGGCTGGGGATTGACCAATGATGGCTCTAAAATTTTTAAAAGTGATGGTACAGAGAAAATTTGGTTTATAAATCCTGATACCATGACAGAAGAAGGATATATAGAAACCGTAACCAATTCTTCTATTTTTAATTCTGCTAATGAATTGGAGTATGTTGACGGAAAAATTTACGCTAACGTATATCAAAAACCTAGCGTAATGATTATAGACAGTAAAACAGGTGCCATTGAAGGGGTTATTAATTTCAGCGGCTTGAGCGATATGATTACCAAAACCGAAAATTGGGATAAAACCAACTACGTGCTTAATGGAATAGCGTATCACCCTAAGCGAAAAACTTTTTTTGTTACCGGAAAGTTTTGGGACAAAATGTTTGAGGTGCAAATTGAGAAAAAATAG
- a CDS encoding acyl-CoA thioesterase, with amino-acid sequence MAFQKELIVSHDDLDDLNHVNNVRYVQWIQDISKEHWQKVATTKMQQDVIWVVLTHHIEYKRAAVLDDPITISTHIESSSGAKCVRIVEMKHGTTNKLLVRSSTEWCLLDSKSYRPIRIPEEIKEIFL; translated from the coding sequence ATGGCATTTCAAAAAGAGCTCATTGTTTCACATGACGACCTAGACGATTTAAATCATGTGAACAATGTACGTTATGTTCAGTGGATACAGGACATCTCTAAAGAACATTGGCAAAAAGTTGCTACTACAAAAATGCAGCAAGATGTCATTTGGGTAGTTCTAACGCATCATATAGAATATAAACGTGCAGCAGTATTAGATGACCCAATTACTATATCAACACACATAGAATCAAGTTCTGGCGCCAAATGTGTTAGAATTGTAGAGATGAAACACGGCACAACCAATAAATTACTGGTTAGATCAAGTACAGAATGGTGTCTTCTTGATAGTAAATCCTATAGACCTATACGAATTCCTGAGGAGATCAAAGAAATTTTCCTTTAA
- a CDS encoding LytR/AlgR family response regulator transcription factor — protein sequence MNYTYTIIDPDAVSNLQLHAFLEEYGDFECINTTSNPSDGLNDILKYAPDIVFINLNNDYASVFLMVTEIHLYMNQLPILIGIASTKNYAYDAIKNGFFDYWLQPFNEFDIRKSLMKLQKRMPKEKAPATLCLKSYNDFQYLNTNDILYLKADNNTTEFFMKDGTIINAYKTLKTFEKTLPENFMRIHQSYIVNTSYVSRINFGKSICAIKAVNENIPFSKSYRENMDNLKSILSKNTLSALN from the coding sequence TTGAATTATACGTACACCATAATAGACCCTGATGCTGTTTCAAATTTGCAATTGCATGCTTTTTTGGAGGAGTATGGAGATTTTGAGTGTATTAACACCACTAGCAATCCTTCTGACGGATTGAATGATATACTAAAATACGCTCCAGATATTGTTTTCATTAATCTAAACAATGATTATGCCTCTGTGTTCTTAATGGTTACAGAGATTCACCTATATATGAATCAACTACCAATTCTTATCGGTATTGCATCAACAAAAAACTATGCTTACGACGCTATAAAAAATGGTTTCTTCGATTACTGGCTTCAACCCTTTAATGAATTTGATATTCGCAAGTCATTAATGAAACTTCAAAAAAGAATGCCAAAAGAAAAAGCACCGGCAACACTATGCTTAAAATCATATAATGATTTTCAATATTTAAATACCAATGATATTCTTTATCTAAAAGCCGATAATAACACTACCGAGTTTTTCATGAAAGATGGTACAATTATTAATGCATATAAAACGTTAAAGACCTTTGAGAAAACATTACCAGAAAATTTTATGCGTATTCACCAAAGCTATATTGTAAATACTAGCTATGTATCTCGCATCAATTTCGGAAAATCTATATGCGCAATTAAAGCGGTAAACGAGAATATCCCTTTCTCTAAATCTTACCGAGAGAATATGGACAACTTAAAAAGCATCCTTTCAAAAAATACCCTCTCTGCATTAAATTAA